The window TCTAAGCGCGTCCATCGATTGATATTTTTACATGTAATGAATACTGTATTATTCAagtttttgaaataataaactGTAGGAAATCATAgaaatagatataaataattattttttttaggttccCTAACTTTCGTTTCGTTTCGCGCCGTGCGATGTGACGTGCCGTATGACGTacaaaacgtcaaatttgtactttttaaatatttgtgtacTGTTCAAATTCTGGTTCATTTGGCCATTGTACGGTGCacgtaatttttaaaagaaaaatactttCCAAACTTTTCAAAACGGATATCGATATGAGTTTGTTTACATGCATGTGTTAATCGTAACTACACCTGTCAAATACACACTAATTATCTggtgattgttatttttttcatataatacCTAATTCTAAAATGACATTGAACAGGGCCTGGCTTAAAGCAGCCTGTTTGTCTGCGATACACTTTCACCCCGCAAGGCCCGATTACCGCGCGCGAGTCGCAATCAATGCCAGTCGAGTTGTCGCTGCCGGTTACGCTGCTGTTGCTCCGCCCGCATCAAGTAAAAGGAAAATGGTATGCATAACTTAAcagatttatatatttaccaTGACCATGATTGGTTTAGTAGCTATTATCTTATGAAATTTACAGGCAGACAAACTGAACCAAGATGAACGCAACAGCTTGCTTCAACCACTACTGAATGCTGGCTGGAAAGTTCAAAGCAACAGAGATGCCATCGAAAAAGAATTCATGTTCAAAAATTTTAATGAAGCATTTGGCTTCATGAGCAGAGTAGCATTATTAGCAGAGAAAATGGATCACCATCCAGAATGGTTCAATGTTTACAACAAAGTACAGGTAAGAtctaaataataggtactttatttataaattcacGCTTTCTACCCTAGTAAATAACATGGATGTTTGCTACAAATTTCAAACAATTATATGTACTCTCAACATTTTCCTAATGGACTTAACCCAAAACTCAACTTTGAAGTTATTTCAAATTCAATTTTGAGGTACTGAGACTTAAGAAGTATTGaacaaaaaaaagataaaaaaattatagcatCTAATCCCTTTGAGGGGAAAGGTATTATTCATCGTAAAAATTGTTATGTTTTCTAAAAATCAAGAAGTTACTCTTATGAGAACCATCAGTGGCAGCCTAAGGGGGTGACAAGCATTGCAGACGCCTGGGGCCTCTTATCAACCCAATCAAATGTTTATAAGGGCCTTGTAAAGTAGATTTTTACAAGGCCCACCCGGAGCCTCATTAAGGTTAAGGCTACTACTGTTCTCAATATGACTTATTACAATACAACaaatttcataatatattaCCAGCATTTTGTATTAATGAATAAGAGCCATTAATTAAATGTCCTGTCTTATTAATTCCAGGTAACATTATCATCTCATGATGTAAATGGATTGAGCAAGCGAGACATTAAAATGGCTACATTTATGAACACCTTGCATCAATAGACACCAGACGACCCCTTACAGACATATATTGTTCTCATGTTGTGAATGATTTTGATTATTTAACTTTATCACTTGTTTACAATAAGATGTGAACTTTTTCTTCCAATGTGATAAGGCAATAAATgtgatgttatttttaaaacaataaaatatatttgatctTTAATATAGAGTTCATTTGTGGAAGTACGTGTCCATTTTGGTGTCTCTTTGAAAGTTgaactttataaatataataaataaatatttgaggacaatcttCGACAGatacctagccccaaactaagcaaagcttgtactatgggtactaggcgatgatatacttacgtatatagataaatacatacttatatacatagaaaacacccatgactcagggaaAAATATCTGATGGAgggattcgaactcaggaccatctgcttcataggcagggtcactacccactaggccagactggttgtCAGTTAATTGTGAGAGTCAGGATGGCGGgctacctaaataaatataaacaaaacgcATATAATAAGAAAAAGAGTGGCAAATATAACCCGTTGTATTCATAGACATGGATCCGTGCGTGGgaatttaaatctatttttttatcaagaTCACTTTTTGGTTCAGAATCCCCGGGCGACtacattatcccatacattttattcacgagaaaataagtaaggtctggcggctctgggatcatGCTCTATTTTCAATGATCAAATTTGTCAGGCAGCATCCGAGGGGTTAAAAAATGTCGGTGCGAAGGGTTaacctcccatagaaaatatatattttgttcttttttctgtcagtagaaaagttgtttgacagactatatttggtacctcctttaaaaaaaattacctcccTGTACTTAAAGTTATTACCAAagaacagtacacccgccatgtTACTCCAACTACATACAGGTACATAATTTTAGGGTACATTGCATAATCCCCTCGCacaggataaataaatataaaaatccgATAAAACTCACAAGTCGCGTAAATAAAGGCTCATGTACATCTTGTACTTTTACAAACTCGCACATTACGTCATTTACGTCGTAccgtaataaaattatatgaagGCCTATTACAACTATCTTATTATTTGATGGCTTACCTTGATCAGATCTTGGCAACATAACACGGGCACATACTTTTATCGTTAAACGGTTCAGTGTCGAACGTAGTTAATCCGGCATATGATCTGTCCAACGCTCGCTTGAGTTCCAGAGAATGTTCCAAATTCCTTCCCTCACACACTATTCGCATCTGTGTAAATGAAATTTCTTTCAGTATTATTGTacctaaaatgtaataaattgtAATTGTTCTCAAAATCACAAACAGAAAGTAATTCATATCTCAGGAATGGATCTGTAGTGTAGTGGGTCCTGTGCCGTTTTTCCCTTCTTACTACTGTTGAAGTGAAAAGTTGTAGGTAATGTGCTACACGAGGCTAAAGTTGTTTTGTGCCCTGTGCAAAACAACACACTATGTGCAAAGTTCTAAATACAAATAACTCATCACGCTAAAGATTCTACACTACTTAGAAATTTTCTCTTGCTCGggttttaaaattaacactcGCGGCAAAAATTAACTTTGCTCTCCTGTTGCACAAATAAATTTTGCACATATTGAGACATCTATGTTCAGaaacaatatcaaaatatcaTATAACTTAGTAGATCCAACCTCTACGTGATACACGTCATTCTCGACCCACACAGCATCGCGGAAATGGCGTACGACGTTAAATCCCAAATCGGCAATCAACCTCATCAATTTGCCTAATTCAGGCGAACTGTCTTTGATCCTCACCTGCCATTACAAAATAACTTTTAGTACTAGTTATAGTTTATGGTCATATATTGCTTGAATATAatatacacttaggagcaaaaccgtgccaatagtagcatattagtagaatgaggagaagttgatgtcgatcaaggggatgGGCACATGGTTAAAATATAACAGTaatccttgaaattttctaaaaatcggcctaatgtatgatgtacttggcttttacggttattttgtaatttcgaatcgaaaagtagagaaaaacacatttttattttttccaatatttctagTTTATTCCAATAATTTGGAGTTTCCAtaggaggaaataaaaatattggaaaaaataaaaatgtgtttttttctacttttcgattggaaattagaaaataaccgtaaatgcaagtacatcatatattaggcagatttgtagaaaatttcaaggagtactgttatgtattaaacatgtgcccctcccctggatcgacatcaacttcgccacattctactaatatgctactattgggacagttttgctcctaagtgtaggTACTGTAACTCGTACTCGTAATGAGTCAGCGAAATTATTAGTGAATACAAATGTGAATTCAGGGGTGCTAAGGTACTAGTTTTGCTGACTTGTATGTATGAGTATTTTTCTGTGTTTGACTATTTATAGTCTTTTGGAAAAAGTGCGGAGAATAAGTGGTGCCTACTTGAAGTCACAACGACGAACGGACGAACAATTTCGTGTCATTATTATATCTTATTTACAAATCGAATAGCATCATAATGAACAAATCTGGTTAGGAGGatttcatgattttttgtatgtagaaagtaaaatattattttacatactCTGAATTTTATGAGGCGGCCTTCTGCTGCTAGACCCCTATCCATGCATCGGGCTAGGAAACTACAGTCTATATTTCCACCGGTGACAAGGCATACGACACTGGAAAACAACGTGGGAAAATTGGCGACAATAAGTCACAATTGATTATAAACGTGCCTACGGCACTAACAGCTATGGTCTCAGTCCACGGTTGACTTGCTTTTATCTACTTAAGGAATATTAACTTAATTAATTCCCTCTGGGAGTTAGCTTATTCTCAAGGACTGTAACTTTGCTGTTGACGTCTTTGAAATGCACAAACAGGTTGctcttatataaaattataaataacattgCGATACCGTAGTGACAACGTCATTCGTCATGTGTTAATGATAATgacaatattattgtttattgataaaaatgtttggtaCTTATCTATAATAAACAAAAGTGAGTAATAAAATATTCCTAACACAAGCAAACAGAGGGATacgaatgaaatatttttatgagtACCATACAGTGAAAGGAAATAAATCACTggtatcatacaatacaaatggGTCATATAATTataaggaaaatatttaaacatttcCTCCTATCCATTTccattttccattttttcctattttttatttttgatttgaaATTTGCTGAGAGCAGgaacaagtttttttaaatttttaacatGGATTTTCCTTGACGTACTACGTCTGTCATCGGCACCAAAGTTACTCTCTCTGCTTATTCTGATCCCAGTTATAATGATAATAACTCTCGGGTTTGGTCGTATTACATATTGAGTGGAAGTAGCAAGAAATCTAGTCTTTCATCAGCAAACGGAAGTAGCGGAACCAACTACAGCAACTAAGTCTTGAACCCAGGAACCAAGTTTGCAATGATAGTAGCGAGATGGCATACACCAGCGCCCTCCACCGCAAAGCGCTCCTGCTTTAGGTAtcagttatttattatacaaacaTTCACATTCtcaaacaaatgaaatattaacTTCTCGTCTTGagctacgcgacaacatttccatcctcaccacttagatggttggcagtcctcaactgtgcgtttctccaggatctttctgcctcgcacagctaaactgtggaatgaactgtcgcctacggtatttccggaccgatacgaccttcaaaccttcaagaaaagagcgtactcccatcttaaaggccggcaacgcatttacaacccctctggtgttgcaggtatccatgggcggcggtaatcgcttaccatcaggtgatccgtctgctcgtttgcctcctctatcataaaaaagtggtgccatctaatagatcaaaggacAAAGGTATAGAcccctctatttcaaattctcttagcCACTACGAAGACCCTGCTCTATCAGCGCTAGCATGCAGAGAACTATCTAATCTAATCATTCACTATCAGATGAAACATTAACTTACGTCTTCGTCTTGAGTTCAGGAACCATGTGTCCTATGATTGCAGCGAGCGGACATGCACCAGCGCCCTCCACCACGAAGCGTTCCTGCTCTACCAGCGCTAGTATGGCACGTGCTAGCCAGTCCTCTTTTACAAGCAACTGAAAATTAGTAGGACTATTAAGTATAAAGTTAATGAAGTGATGAGCGTAACGTAATGCTAGTTTCGAATCCCGAATTAACTAACCCTGAGGGAGAGCATATCTGTACCTAACGCTTTTCATGCGCAGCCGCAGACTATAATCTCAAGTGTTTACATAGTGTAATACAAGTTTTCTACCTTTCCCAACGAAACCTCATGAAGGTATGAGTATGAGCATAACCCAGATATAAAGCACATCTTAGAGGTTTAGAATGTGTACGCAGAATATTCCGTTTATACAAAACAGACATTCTGTTACAAGTATCCTTTGACATGCTTGTGTTTGCTTCCGTAATAACGAATATAACAATGCACCTATAATAACTTTACTTACCATTTTGTCTATGACAGATTTAGCGTTGTGGAAGGCATTGACTCCAGCTCTGGTCACCTGCAGACAGTCTGCAATAGTGTTCACGTCCGGAATGGTCACCGGCTCTCCGGCTTCCAGGGCCTTGGCGAACACGGGCATTAGTTCTGATTGCACACCCTGAAAACAGACATAGTTTTAAGTTAAGGTGTGTTAGGTTCAGCCAACAGAGTTTTTGAATAATCGTAGGGCTTTCTTTAACTTACTAAAAACGgacatgatatccgcgattcCGTACTACTTTTTTCGTTCGTTTCATGCTTATGGTCAGTGAGAATTAAGTTGAAAATAACTGCCGGAGGTCTATTCtgatttaactatttttttattgatgtcATTATGCATCTCAATCGCACCAATAAGGTAGGGTCGCCTAAGATCGGACGCTTTTTCGTCGAGTTCGGACCATGATAAAAAACATTGCTTTTATCATTTCCTATAACTATTTTACAAATGGACTGCTAGAGGAAATTATtagcaataaaacaaataatctgGTCACTTTTCGTTTAATTCGATACACGCTGTAGATTATACGAGACACGCCTTCAAAGTGACAGAATAGTTTTCTTGACTACTTTTCAAAAAAACCTGGCGAAGCCAAAGTTCGGACTACTGCTTAATTTCACCCTTGAAGCTGTGGCATTAGAGTGCACAAAAGGAAAATATCCGGTCTTAAATCGAAAACAACATACCACAAAATCGTCCTGTAATTTTGCTTGGTGTGGCAAACAcaggtaattattatttttttggcatttttagTCCGATCTTCCCTCCCAAGCATAATATGAGCAAAATTGAGTTTCTCAAACTTTACTCAGTCAGCGTCGGGTAGCAATGTAGCATTCGGAAGATAGAGATTTAAGACCGGACGTAATAGTTGGTATGTGCTAAAATAGGGCTGAACTGAACTAAACtcatagataaatataattacactATATACCTAATTCAGAACCCATGCAGGTAAATGATGGA of the Cydia pomonella isolate Wapato2018A chromosome 19, ilCydPomo1, whole genome shotgun sequence genome contains:
- the LOC133528638 gene encoding L-threonine ammonia-lyase-like isoform X1 is translated as MSKRIDNYDQLSDPDNPQTVKFEDIQAALSRIRPYVPVTPVIPSHQSKTFTMNIIYKMESVLPSGCYKERGAANALLKIPRDKKKTGLVIASLGNHAYSMSYHAARMNIPITALFPDFVPIQKLQKIHALGTKVLVRGSHIVDTHKLARAMAKEKGLVFINGRDHPDILAGLGTIALEILEQVPNVDAVLVPVGTGGLVGSVGTVIKRLKPNCLVYGVQSELMPVFAKALEAGEPVTIPDVNTIADCLQVTRAGVNAFHNAKSVIDKMLLVKEDWLARAILALVEQERFVVEGAGACPLAAIIGHMVPELKTKTVVCLVTGGNIDCSFLARCMDRGLAAEGRLIKFRVRIKDSSPELGKLMRLIADLGFNVVRHFRDAVWVENDVYHVEMRIVCEGRNLEHSLELKRALDRSYAGLTTFDTEPFNDKSMCPCYVAKI
- the LOC133528640 gene encoding pterin-4-alpha-carbinolamine dehydratase, yielding MTLNRAWLKAACLSAIHFHPARPDYRARVAINASRVVAAGYAAVAPPASSKRKMADKLNQDERNSLLQPLLNAGWKVQSNRDAIEKEFMFKNFNEAFGFMSRVALLAEKMDHHPEWFNVYNKVQVTLSSHDVNGLSKRDIKMATFMNTLHQ